A region from the Pelagovum pacificum genome encodes:
- a CDS encoding NAD+ synthase, producing MTDRLRLTIAQINATVGDLAGNAAKARAAWDAGKAAGADMVVMPEMFLSGYQAQDLVMKPAFVIDCDRYIRQLAAECADGPALGIGAPGYEGTELYNCYFVLQGGEIRVVQQKHDLPNFTVFDEKRLFSSGPLTGPFDLNGVRIGLPICEDAWHEEVPEAMVESGAEILVVPNGSPYFRDKFDVRMNQMVARVVENDVPLVYLNQVGGQDDQVFDGGSFVLNRHGVLAMRLPIFLEEIAHVDFERGDDGWQATPGEIAELPDSLEQDWHCMVLALRDYMAKTGFRKVLLGLSGGIDSACVAAVAVDALGPENVRCVMLPSEYTSEHSLEDAKAVAKNLGSTYDFVPIKEVRDAVTGTLAPLFEGYDADLTEENIQSRIRGLLLMAQSNKFGEMLLTTGNKSEVAVGYATIYGDMSGGYNPIKDLYKTRVFDICRWRNANHRDWMDGPAGEVIPTRVIDKPPSAELRADQKDEDSLPPYEVLDGILTMLVDDDRSVADCVDAGYDREIVKKVEHLLYISEYKRFQSAPGTRLSMRAFWLDRRYPIVNRWRDPS from the coding sequence ATGACCGACCGACTTCGCCTGACCATCGCGCAGATCAACGCGACCGTGGGGGACCTCGCCGGCAATGCCGCGAAGGCCCGCGCCGCGTGGGACGCAGGCAAGGCCGCCGGCGCCGACATGGTGGTCATGCCCGAGATGTTCCTGTCCGGCTACCAGGCGCAGGACCTCGTGATGAAGCCGGCCTTCGTGATCGATTGCGACCGCTACATCCGCCAGCTCGCCGCCGAATGCGCCGACGGGCCGGCCCTCGGCATCGGGGCGCCGGGCTACGAGGGGACCGAGCTCTACAATTGCTACTTCGTGCTGCAGGGCGGGGAAATCCGGGTCGTCCAGCAGAAGCACGACCTGCCGAACTTCACCGTGTTCGACGAGAAGCGCCTGTTCTCCTCCGGTCCGCTGACCGGTCCCTTCGATCTGAACGGGGTGCGGATCGGTCTGCCGATCTGTGAAGATGCGTGGCACGAAGAAGTGCCCGAGGCGATGGTCGAAAGCGGGGCGGAGATCCTCGTCGTGCCCAACGGCTCCCCCTATTTCCGGGACAAGTTCGACGTGCGGATGAACCAGATGGTCGCCCGCGTCGTGGAGAACGACGTGCCACTCGTCTACCTCAACCAGGTCGGGGGACAGGACGACCAGGTTTTCGATGGCGGCTCTTTCGTGCTCAACCGGCACGGGGTGCTGGCGATGCGGCTGCCGATCTTCCTCGAAGAGATCGCCCATGTCGATTTCGAACGTGGCGACGACGGCTGGCAGGCCACGCCGGGCGAGATCGCCGAGCTGCCTGACAGCCTCGAGCAGGACTGGCACTGCATGGTGCTCGCCCTGCGGGACTACATGGCTAAGACGGGTTTCCGGAAAGTGCTTCTGGGCCTGTCGGGCGGAATCGATTCCGCCTGCGTCGCTGCGGTCGCCGTCGATGCGCTCGGGCCCGAGAACGTGCGCTGCGTGATGCTGCCGTCGGAATACACCTCCGAGCACAGTCTCGAGGATGCGAAGGCGGTCGCGAAGAATCTCGGTTCGACCTACGATTTCGTGCCCATCAAGGAGGTGCGCGATGCCGTGACCGGCACGCTCGCGCCGCTGTTCGAAGGCTACGATGCCGACCTGACAGAAGAGAACATCCAGTCGCGGATCCGGGGGCTGCTCCTGATGGCGCAGTCGAACAAGTTCGGCGAGATGCTTCTGACCACCGGCAACAAGTCCGAGGTCGCGGTCGGCTACGCGACGATCTACGGCGACATGTCGGGCGGCTACAATCCGATCAAGGACCTCTACAAAACGCGGGTCTTCGACATCTGCCGCTGGCGCAACGCCAATCACCGGGACTGGATGGACGGCCCGGCGGGCGAGGTGATCCCGACCCGCGTGATCGACAAGCCGCCGAGCGCCGAACTGCGCGCCGACCAGAAGGACGAGGACAGCCTGCCGCCCTACGAGGTGCTCGACGGCATCCTGACGATGCTGGTGGACGACGACCGTTCGGTCGCGGATTGCGTCGACGCAGGCTACGACCGGGAGATCGTGAAGAAGGTCGAGCACTTACTCTACATCAGCGAATACAAGCGCTTCCAGTCGGCACCGGGGACGCGGCTCTCGATGCGGGCCTTCTGGCTCGACCGGCGCTACCCGATCGTGAACCGCTGGCGCGACCCGAGCTGA
- a CDS encoding cupin domain-containing protein, which produces MSAEIDLDQVMVPANGGIPNHPAWPALLVRSAVAPDQIEETFLANGWRGTWRWSVYDYHHFHPASHEVLGVAAGSAVIHVGGPDGPQLDVQAGDVMILPAGVGHKRVSASSDFAVIGAYPPGQESPEICRADPASVVQMVARVAEVPRPDCPLGRRLTDDSWT; this is translated from the coding sequence ATGTCAGCAGAAATCGACCTCGACCAGGTGATGGTCCCGGCCAACGGAGGCATCCCGAACCACCCCGCCTGGCCTGCCCTGCTGGTCCGCAGCGCCGTAGCACCCGATCAGATTGAAGAGACGTTTCTGGCGAACGGATGGCGCGGCACGTGGCGCTGGAGCGTTTACGACTACCACCATTTTCACCCCGCCAGTCACGAAGTCCTTGGCGTCGCCGCCGGCAGCGCCGTGATCCATGTCGGCGGTCCCGACGGGCCGCAACTCGACGTTCAGGCGGGCGACGTGATGATCCTGCCGGCCGGGGTCGGCCACAAACGGGTCTCCGCCTCGTCGGACTTCGCGGTGATCGGGGCCTATCCGCCCGGACAGGAAAGCCCGGAGATCTGCCGCGCCGACCCCGCTTCGGTGGTTCAGATGGTCGCACGCGTCGCCGAGGTGCCGCGCCCCGACTGCCCGCTCGGGCGCCGGCTCACCGACGATAGCTGGACGTAA
- a CDS encoding DUF1236 domain-containing protein yields the protein MKHLKTLTASALAIAVAAPVAAAPFDAGVITDLNIRRGPGPDFEVVGVIPADGTVTVNGCLEDAGWCEVSFDGQTGWAYDQYLAVEPGMADPIDEEGVEADIVADAEADVANPERVIVAQRPSTVEVDTITYQDEATEGEQSLGAGIGATAGALTAYALGGPAAGIVAGGIFGGAAGAEASDEVERTVTYVRENPVETVYLDGEVVVGAQVPNSVQTYELPDADGYDYLTVNQVPVIVDAETGTIVRAIR from the coding sequence ATGAAACATCTCAAAACTCTCACCGCTTCGGCCCTCGCGATTGCCGTGGCCGCTCCCGTTGCCGCCGCTCCGTTCGATGCCGGCGTCATCACAGACCTCAACATTCGCCGCGGCCCGGGCCCGGACTTTGAAGTGGTGGGCGTGATCCCCGCCGATGGCACCGTCACCGTGAACGGCTGTCTCGAAGACGCCGGCTGGTGCGAAGTGTCGTTCGACGGGCAGACCGGCTGGGCCTATGACCAGTACCTTGCCGTCGAGCCCGGCATGGCCGACCCGATCGACGAAGAGGGTGTCGAAGCCGACATCGTGGCCGACGCCGAAGCCGACGTGGCAAACCCGGAGCGCGTGATCGTCGCGCAGCGTCCGTCCACGGTCGAAGTCGACACGATCACCTACCAAGATGAAGCCACGGAAGGTGAACAGTCGCTCGGTGCCGGGATCGGTGCGACGGCGGGTGCCCTTACGGCCTACGCTCTTGGTGGTCCGGCGGCCGGTATCGTGGCCGGTGGGATCTTCGGTGGCGCCGCGGGTGCGGAAGCCAGCGACGAAGTCGAGCGCACCGTGACCTATGTTCGCGAGAACCCGGTCGAGACGGTTTACCTCGACGGCGAAGTCGTGGTCGGCGCGCAGGTCCCGAACAGCGTGCAGACCTATGAGCTGCCCGATGCGGACGGCTACGACTACCTCACGGTCAACCAGGTTCCGGTGATCGTCGATGCCGAGACCGGCACGATCGTTCGCGCAATCCGGTAA
- a CDS encoding NAD(P)H-dependent oxidoreductase, which yields MSAPKILVLFYTTYGTNHAIAEAAADAAREAGAEVKVVRARETAPQEAIDGQEPWKAQIEKMAHIPEATADDMVWADGYFVSVPTRYGVPASQMRAFIDTLGPIWQEGKLANKTFTATTSAQNVHGGQETTIHSLYTTAMHWGTIIVAPGYADPVKFEDGGNPYGYSAQAGSFDEKGKESVAYQAKRLVEFTKKLTA from the coding sequence ATGAGCGCTCCGAAAATTCTCGTCCTGTTCTACACGACCTACGGCACCAACCACGCCATCGCCGAAGCCGCGGCTGATGCCGCCCGCGAAGCTGGCGCTGAAGTGAAAGTCGTCCGTGCCCGCGAGACCGCCCCGCAAGAGGCGATCGACGGCCAGGAGCCCTGGAAAGCGCAGATCGAGAAGATGGCGCATATTCCCGAGGCGACCGCCGACGACATGGTCTGGGCCGATGGCTACTTCGTCTCCGTGCCGACTCGCTACGGCGTTCCGGCCAGCCAGATGCGCGCCTTCATCGACACGCTCGGCCCCATCTGGCAAGAGGGCAAGCTCGCCAACAAGACCTTCACGGCGACTACGTCCGCCCAGAACGTGCACGGCGGACAGGAGACGACGATCCACTCGCTCTACACCACCGCCATGCACTGGGGGACGATCATCGTCGCACCGGGATATGCCGATCCGGTGAAGTTCGAGGACGGCGGCAACCCCTACGGCTACTCGGCCCAGGCCGGCTCCTTCGACGAGAAGGGCAAGGAATCGGTCGCCTACCAGGCGAAGCGTCTCGTCGAATTCACGAAGAAGCTGACCGCCTGA
- a CDS encoding DUF1801 domain-containing protein, with product MTENKTQPTGSDVTAFLEAVENPVRRADGLALDALFRDVTGYGPRMWGPTIVGYGRYHYRYDSGREGDFLATGFSPRKANLSIYIMPGYQDYGTILARLGKHKLGKSCLYVNRLSDIDTDVLSELIRAGLRDLDARWPVSGP from the coding sequence ATGACAGAGAACAAGACGCAGCCGACCGGGTCCGACGTGACCGCTTTTCTCGAAGCGGTGGAGAATCCGGTCCGGCGCGCCGACGGCCTGGCGCTCGACGCGCTGTTTCGCGACGTCACAGGCTATGGTCCCCGCATGTGGGGGCCTACGATCGTCGGCTATGGCCGCTACCACTACCGCTACGACAGTGGCCGCGAGGGCGATTTCCTCGCCACCGGGTTCAGCCCCCGCAAGGCCAACCTCTCCATCTACATCATGCCCGGCTATCAGGACTACGGCACGATTCTCGCGCGGCTCGGCAAGCATAAACTGGGCAAATCGTGCCTCTACGTGAACCGGCTCTCCGACATCGACACCGACGTCTTGTCCGAGCTGATCCGCGCCGGGCTTCGCGATCTCGACGCCAGATGGCCGGTCAGCGGCCCCTAG
- a CDS encoding 1-phosphofructokinase family hexose kinase codes for MRDILTVTLNPALDLATSVAHAQPNVKLRCGPPDTDPGGGGLNVARAIHQLGGEARCFVALGGDTGQSLLNLLSRAGLNPVVHAAPGETRQSLAVTDLSTNDQFRFMLPGPEWESRDIAAVRQAILDAATGDGYLVLSGSGPSGAAPDLYARICHDFAGTSEEIILDTSGPALAHLAAGQEKPPFVLRMDQHEAEELARRPLASRRDSAIFARSLVQRGAARMVIVARGADGSVMAEADRLLHVSAAPVVVNSKVGAGDSFVGGFTMALASGEPVETALSWGAAAASAAVTTPGTQLCHRVDLDRLLPACVVSEL; via the coding sequence ATGCGCGATATCCTGACCGTCACCCTGAATCCCGCGCTCGACCTCGCGACCTCGGTCGCGCATGCCCAGCCGAACGTGAAACTGCGCTGCGGCCCGCCCGACACCGATCCCGGCGGCGGGGGCCTCAACGTGGCGCGCGCGATCCACCAGCTTGGCGGAGAGGCCCGCTGCTTCGTCGCGCTCGGCGGGGATACCGGGCAATCCCTGTTGAACCTGCTGAGCCGGGCCGGGCTCAACCCGGTCGTTCATGCCGCGCCCGGCGAGACGCGGCAGAGCCTCGCCGTCACCGATCTTTCCACCAACGACCAATTCCGCTTCATGCTGCCCGGCCCGGAATGGGAGAGCCGCGACATCGCCGCCGTGCGGCAGGCGATCCTCGACGCCGCGACCGGGGACGGTTACCTCGTCCTGTCGGGAAGCGGACCGTCGGGCGCCGCGCCGGACCTCTACGCGCGCATCTGCCACGACTTCGCCGGAACGTCGGAAGAGATCATCCTCGACACCTCGGGTCCGGCACTTGCCCACCTCGCCGCCGGGCAGGAAAAGCCGCCCTTCGTCTTGCGCATGGATCAGCACGAGGCCGAGGAACTGGCACGCCGCCCGCTTGCCAGCCGCCGCGACAGTGCGATTTTCGCCCGCAGTCTGGTCCAGCGCGGCGCGGCGCGGATGGTGATCGTGGCACGGGGCGCAGATGGCTCCGTGATGGCGGAGGCCGACCGGCTGCTGCACGTCTCGGCCGCGCCGGTCGTGGTGAACAGCAAGGTCGGCGCGGGCGACAGCTTCGTCGGCGGCTTCACGATGGCGCTCGCCAGCGGAGAGCCGGTGGAGACAGCCTTGTCATGGGGTGCCGCCGCGGCGAGCGCGGCCGTGACGACGCCGGGCACGCAGCTCTGTCATCGGGTCGACCTCGACCGGCTGCTGCCGGCCTGCGTGGTGAGCGAGCTCTAG
- a CDS encoding metallopeptidase family protein, whose product MDLTAPTLDEIEQIARDTVETLPETFRDAARAVSLRVVEFPPDDVLEDMEAGPFDISGLYDGVPLTQKSVMDVPSGPDTVWLFRRALLDEWAERGNVTFTDLVAHVTVHEFAHHFGWSDDDIAAIDQWWD is encoded by the coding sequence ATGGACCTGACCGCACCGACCCTCGACGAGATAGAGCAGATCGCCCGCGACACGGTGGAGACGCTGCCCGAGACCTTCCGCGACGCCGCGCGCGCGGTCAGCCTGCGCGTCGTGGAGTTTCCGCCCGACGATGTGCTCGAGGACATGGAAGCCGGGCCGTTCGACATCTCGGGCCTGTATGACGGCGTGCCGCTGACCCAGAAATCGGTGATGGACGTGCCGTCGGGGCCGGACACGGTCTGGCTGTTCCGCCGCGCGTTGCTGGACGAGTGGGCGGAGCGCGGCAACGTCACCTTCACCGACCTCGTCGCGCATGTGACGGTGCACGAGTTCGCCCACCACTTCGGCTGGTCCGACGACGACATCGCCGCCATCGACCAGTGGTGGGACTGA
- the gltX gene encoding glutamate--tRNA ligase, translated as MTTTRFAPSPTGYLHIGNLRAALFNFAIARKAGGTFILRIDDTDPERSKQEYVDAIREDLTWLGLSWDREERQSDRIARYMEVKQQLIDMGRLYECFESPTELDLKRKKQLNMGRPPVYDRAALDLSEAEKDKLREERGGYWRFKLDHARIEWTDGILGDISIDAASVSDPVLIRADGQVLYTFASVVDDTDFGITDVVRGSDHVTNTATQIQIIEAIGGTVPAFAHHSLLTGPQGEALSKRLGTLSLRDLRARGIAPMAILSLMARLGSSDPVELRETVDEIVEGFDIGSFGSAPTKFDSEDLIPLTHRWLSHRPYEAVKADVLALGVPEELGPTFWDVVRENIDTLESMSGWWALFNEGGEAKVDDEDRAFVDEAFAMLGEPPYGPETWSEWTSAVKEATGRKGKGLFMPLRRAVTGMDRGPEMADVMRLMQVKPKP; from the coding sequence ATGACAACCACCCGTTTCGCCCCTTCGCCGACCGGCTACCTGCACATCGGCAACCTGCGCGCCGCGCTGTTCAACTTCGCCATCGCCCGCAAGGCCGGCGGAACGTTCATCCTGCGCATCGACGACACCGATCCCGAGCGGTCGAAGCAGGAGTACGTGGATGCGATCCGCGAGGACCTGACGTGGCTCGGCCTGAGCTGGGACCGGGAGGAACGGCAATCGGACCGGATCGCGCGCTACATGGAGGTCAAGCAGCAGCTGATCGACATGGGGCGGCTCTACGAGTGTTTCGAAAGCCCGACCGAGCTGGACCTGAAGCGGAAGAAGCAGCTCAACATGGGCCGCCCGCCGGTTTATGACCGCGCCGCTCTCGACCTCTCCGAGGCGGAGAAGGACAAGCTGCGCGAGGAACGCGGCGGCTACTGGCGCTTCAAGCTGGACCATGCGCGGATCGAGTGGACCGACGGCATCCTCGGCGATATCTCCATCGACGCAGCGAGCGTGTCGGACCCGGTGCTGATCCGCGCGGACGGGCAGGTGCTGTATACCTTCGCGTCGGTCGTGGACGACACCGACTTCGGGATCACCGACGTCGTGCGCGGCTCGGACCACGTGACCAACACGGCGACGCAGATCCAGATCATCGAGGCGATCGGCGGCACGGTTCCGGCCTTCGCGCACCATTCGCTGCTGACCGGCCCGCAGGGTGAGGCGCTGTCGAAGCGGCTCGGCACCCTGTCGCTGCGCGATTTGCGCGCGCGGGGCATCGCGCCGATGGCGATCCTGTCGCTGATGGCGCGGCTCGGCTCCTCCGATCCGGTCGAACTGCGTGAGACGGTGGACGAGATCGTCGAGGGCTTCGACATCGGCAGCTTCGGCTCCGCCCCGACCAAGTTCGACAGCGAGGACCTGATCCCGCTCACTCACCGCTGGCTGTCCCATCGACCATACGAGGCCGTGAAGGCAGACGTGCTGGCGCTTGGCGTGCCGGAAGAGCTCGGCCCCACATTCTGGGACGTCGTCCGCGAGAATATCGACACGCTTGAGAGCATGTCGGGCTGGTGGGCGCTGTTCAACGAAGGCGGCGAGGCCAAGGTCGATGACGAGGACCGCGCCTTCGTGGACGAGGCGTTCGCCATGCTGGGCGAACCGCCGTACGGCCCCGAAACCTGGAGCGAGTGGACTTCCGCGGTGAAGGAGGCGACGGGCCGCAAGGGCAAGGGGCTGTTCATGCCGCTCCGCCGCGCGGTGACCGGCATGGATCGCGGCCCGGAAATGGCCGACGTCATGCGGCTGATGCAGGTGAAGCCCAAACCTTGA
- a CDS encoding DoxX family protein, translated as MTETLDRYAPQMLSVFRIAIALPFIAHGTQKLLNFPASEMSAPLFSLLGLAGFLEIVGGILVLIGLFTRATSFVLSGLMAVAYFMAHAPASFFPALNGGDAAILWCFAFLYLVFAGPGPWSVDASRSGSTVAA; from the coding sequence ATGACCGAGACCCTCGACCGCTACGCGCCGCAGATGCTGAGCGTGTTCCGCATTGCCATCGCGCTGCCCTTCATCGCGCACGGCACCCAGAAACTCCTCAACTTTCCGGCGTCCGAGATGTCGGCGCCGCTGTTCTCGCTGCTTGGCCTTGCCGGCTTCCTCGAGATTGTCGGTGGAATCCTCGTGCTGATCGGCCTGTTCACCCGCGCGACGTCGTTCGTTCTGTCCGGCCTGATGGCCGTCGCCTACTTCATGGCCCACGCGCCGGCGAGCTTCTTCCCGGCCCTTAACGGCGGCGACGCGGCGATCCTGTGGTGCTTCGCGTTCCTCTACCTTGTCTTCGCGGGCCCGGGTCCATGGAGCGTCGACGCGAGCCGCAGCGGCTCGACTGTCGCGGCATGA
- a CDS encoding gamma-glutamylcyclotransferase family protein has protein sequence MSTPRFFGYGSLVNLATHDYPNARIARLSGWRRVWRHSTLRPLAFLSVERHEDAEIEGVVADVPGADWEALDERERAYLRRDVTHEVTNDGERADTAVYEVAEGLLSPPDTAHPILLSYLETVILGYLELFGEDGVIRFCETTTGWHAPVMNDREMPIYPRFQQPTSEQRSYIDSLLRDLDCRLIAAEAVGS, from the coding sequence ATGAGTACACCCAGATTTTTCGGCTACGGCAGCCTCGTCAACCTCGCCACGCATGACTATCCCAACGCCCGGATCGCCCGCCTCTCAGGCTGGCGCCGGGTCTGGCGGCACTCGACGCTGCGCCCCCTCGCCTTCCTGTCGGTCGAGCGTCACGAGGATGCAGAGATCGAAGGCGTCGTCGCCGATGTCCCAGGTGCCGATTGGGAGGCGCTGGACGAGCGCGAGCGCGCCTACCTGCGCCGCGATGTGACGCACGAGGTCACCAATGACGGCGAGCGTGCCGACACCGCCGTTTACGAAGTCGCCGAAGGGCTGCTCTCCCCGCCCGACACGGCGCACCCAATCCTGCTGAGCTACCTCGAGACGGTGATCCTCGGCTATCTCGAGCTGTTCGGAGAGGATGGCGTCATACGGTTCTGCGAAACGACGACCGGCTGGCATGCCCCGGTGATGAACGACCGCGAGATGCCGATCTACCCGCGCTTCCAGCAGCCGACGTCCGAGCAACGAAGCTACATCGACAGCCTGCTGCGCGACCTCGACTGCCGCCTTATCGCAGCCGAGGCGGTCGGCTCCTGA